In a genomic window of Lycium ferocissimum isolate CSIRO_LF1 chromosome 9, AGI_CSIRO_Lferr_CH_V1, whole genome shotgun sequence:
- the LOC132029432 gene encoding peroxidase 5-like: MNSFKGSNKLVALALLFCLILSFSVFAEASLPRLLKHKLKPKPKPKKSIVGVGFYSRTCPPAEAIIRKAVFKAVLMNPSFAAGLIRMHFHDCFIRGCDGSVLLDSVKGKETAEKDSPINNPSLRGFEVIDEAKVLLEKLCPRTVSCADILAYAARDSALFAGGINYALPGGRRDGRVSLSSEVIQNLPPPFFNANQLQDNFKRKGLSLDEMVTLSGAHSFGITHCSSFSNRLYGFNSTHPQDPSLDPRYASFLKHKCPRPISDTLVDPTVNLDVTTPKHLDNKYYLNLKYHRGLLTSDQTLFESPLTSKLVMNNVKHGSTWGRKFAAAMVHMGSIDILTGKKGEIRKNCHFVN; this comes from the exons ATGAATTCCTTCAAGGGTTCTAATAAGCTTGTAGCATTAGCTCTACTATTTTGTctgattctttctttttctgtaTTTGCTGAGGCTTCACTGCCCAGGTTATTAAAACATAAGCTCAAACCCAAACCCAAACCCAAAAAGTCAATAGTTGGTGTTGGGTTTTATTCAAGAACATGTCCACCTGCTGAGGCTATTATAAGAAAAGCTGTATTCAAAGCTGTTTTGATGAATCCTAGTTTTGCTGCTGGTCTTATTCGCATGCATTTCCATGACTGCTTTATCAGG GGCTGTGATGGTTCAGTGTTGCTGGATTCGGTTAAAGGAAAGGAAACAGCTGAGAAGGATAGTCCCATTAACAACCCAAGCCTTCGAGGCTTTGAGGTTATTGATGAAGCAAAAGTATTACTGGAAAAACTATGTCCGCGCACAGTTTCGTGCGCGGACATTCTTGCCTATGCTGCCAGAGATAGCGCCCTGTTCGCTGGCGGCATAAACTATGCTCTACCAGGAGGACGTCGCGATGGTCGTGTCTCGTTGAGCTCTGAAGTCATCCAGAACCTTCCACCACCTTTCTTCAATGCCAATCAACTTCAAGACAActttaaaagaaaaggattgTCACTTGATGAAATGGTAACTCTATCAGGGGCTCACTCCTTTGGTATCACACATTGCTCTTCATTTTCTAATAGGCTTTATGGTTTCAATTCTACACATCCTCAAGATCCTTCACTTGATCCTAGATATGCTTCATTCTTGAAACACAAGTGTCCTAGACCAATTAGTGACACCCTAGTTGATCCAACGGTGAATCTTGATGTTACAACCCCTAAACACCTTGACAACAAGTATTATCTCAATTTGAAGTACCATAGGGGATTGCTGACTTCTGATCAAACATTGTTTGAAAGTCCTTTAACTTCTAAGTTGGTGATGAATAACGTTAAGCATGGATCGACTTGGGGACGTAAGTTTGCTGCTGCAATGGTTCATATGGGTTCCATTGATATCCTCACTGGTAAAAAGGGGGAGATCAGGAAGAATTGCCATTTCGTCAACTAA